The Flavobacterium faecale genomic sequence TCAGTTTAAATTTCTAAAGGTTCGAAAAACTGATGCTGTATTTTGGATTATTTTTCTATAAGTTAAGCTCAAAAACAGGTCCATTCATAGGAATAAAAATCTTTTGTTATAGTTATTAGCACATAACTATCAGTACGCAGACCACTAATATCCTACCTTGCACCTCTAAATAAATTTGTAAAATAATGAAAAAAATAGTTTGTTTTATTTTCTTAATTCCGTTTTTATCAATGGCCCAAATTGATAAAAAATATTTTGAAAAATTAAAAGAGGAAAAAGTTATATCCGATCCTTCTGTCGAATGGAAGAATTTTGGACCAGGAATGTCGGGTTATAATGAAGAGTTCTGGTGCCATCCAACAGATAAAAATGTGATGTTTATGGGACCTGATATGCATGTTACCTACGGAAGTTGGGATAACGGAAAATCATGGCAAACAATCAAAGATAGTGACGGTACTGGTGACGATTTGGAACGTGTACACGATATTGCTTTTTCTACAAAAAATCCAGATTTTGGTCTAGCACTAGAACGTAGAGGTAAACTTTTTGAAACTAAAGATAGAGGAAGAACTTGGAAATTAATTTATACCATTCCAGATGCTGAAAAATCGAGTTACAATGCACATACCAAAATCGCTATTCATCCTACAAATGATGCTATTTGGTTTATTGGAGCAGGTGATTTTTGGAATATAAAAGACAACCACAGATCCTTGAAAGATTTGCACGGTAAATACCAAGCAAGAGCAAAATATGGTTATGTTTTGAGAACCAAAAACGGTGGTAAAAGTTGGGATAAAATAGCAAACAACATAAATGAGAAATTAGATGTTGCGCGTATCATCATCAATCCAAGCAGAGCAGACGAAATGGTTATTGCTACCAATTTTGGTATTTATACTAGCAACAATGGCGGTGATTTATGGCAAGCAGGCAGCAAAGGGTTGCCTAACAATTTGCCAAGAGACTTAACTTCGTACTATAATCCAAAAACAAAAGAATTTATTTTGTACTTGGTCGAACAAACAGTTTACGAACCAAATGGCAAAAGTATTTCTACCAAAGGTGGTGTGTATAAAAGTAAAGATAGCGGTAAAAGCTGGGAAAACATTACAGGAAATCTAGGTGTTAACTTTAATAAAATAACCTACGGTGCGCACCTGAACAACTATTTTAAAAACATAGGTTTCTTTTTGGGCGTAAATGCAAAAAACGTATATCCTGAACTTCCAGAAAACACTTATTCTGCATTTAATAGAATCGTGGTAAATCCTATCAATAAAGACGAAATTTACCTAGTAGAAAACCAACGTCATGATAAAACTTTTGGACCTGGTGATGCATGGAAAACAGTTGATGGTGGAAAAACATGGGTAATTTGTGCTCGTGCCGGACAATATTGGTTAACGAATAAGGACAAAAAATACTGGGAAGACAAAGGAAATCCAACGGGTGCCAATGTAGCATTTTCTCATGTTGCTCGTTCGTATGAAGAACAAAGCGAAACAGCATTCGGAAATAGATTATTGGCTATAAATTCTGTTGGTGATGTATTTATTGGAATTGGTCAACAAACCCAACGTTCTACAGACCACGGAAAAAGCTGGCAACAAATTGATGATTATGAAACCAAACCAGGTAGCAATGCATGGGTAGGTCGTGGTGATAGTGATTTACCAGGGAGATTTATGTTGCTAGAAACTGGAAAAAAAGACAGATACTTATTATGTAGTGGTGAGCACGGTTTGTGGGAGACTGCAGATCTTGGCGATTATCCAGACAAAGATGCTGTGGCAGTGAGACAAATTGAAGGACAAGTCCACGATCATAGTGGAAATGATGGAGCGCATTCCATATCAACCGTTGCGGTGCATCCTAATAATCCTGATATTATTTACATATTGTCTTGGAGACAAGAGCATAGAGGAAAATTAAGAAGAACAATGAATGGAGGGAAAACTTGGGAAAACATTTCAACTATTTTCGAAGGAAAAAATAATTCGTACGAAGGTCTTGCGATGACATATTCGTTGACTATTGACCCAAAAGACCCAAACAATATGTATTTCTGTTCGATTAGAAGAACAATTTCTGAAGTTGGTAGTTCGGTAAACGAAAAGGTTTTGACAAAAGGTGGTTTTGGTGTGTACAAGTCTACAGATGCAGGTTACACTTGGGAACTTCATAATAATGGGCTACCAGAAAAAGGAAGCGTTAGAAGAATTATAATGGATCCTAAAAACTCCAATGTTCTTTATGCATGTTTGAATAAGTTTTCAGGAAACGAGCCAGATGGATTATACATTTCAACAGATAAAGCCGATAGCTGGAAAAAAATGAATATCCCATCAGAAATTCAAGGGGTAAACAATTTGTTTATTGATAGAAAAGCAAACGATATGTTCTTGTCTGCAGGGTATCGCAATGGTGATGCTGAAACTGGTGGCGTTTGGAAAAGTACCGATAACGGTAAAAAATGGACCAAATTCTTTATTGCGCCTTACGTTTGGCAAACAGAAGTTTCTCCTGCAAATTCCAATATTATTTTGGTAACGGTTCCGGCACAAGTTGGTAATAGAGAAAGCCAGTTCAGAAATCCTGGAATTTATTTGACCAAAGACGCTGGAAAAAGCTGGTCAAAAATCAATAAAGGCATCGGACAACCAGACAAAATGGTGGATGTAAAACCAGACCCAACCAATGAAAACATTATTTGGAGCGCTGCTTGGGGAAGTGGTTGGTTCAAAGCAATGCTAAAAAAATAAGAAGCTTTAATGAGGGCATGGTTTACTACTCTATCCTCATAAACCTTCCTTTAGATTTAAACAATAAAACCAAGACTCACATCTTGGTTTTTTTGTTTTTATTTTATTACCGAATATCCTTGATCACGATACTTCTGGATTAAAGCATCCATTTCTTTGATTTTTTCAGGGAATTGCTCATACAAATTAACCCTTTGTTCAGGATCTTTATCCATATCAAATAAGAGTCCTTTGGTTTTAAAATCGGTATATCCTTTTAGTTTTTTAAAGGATTCTGGCATTTTTGTAACTTCTCCTGTTGGCTTATTAATATACAACCATTTTCCTTGTCTTAAACCCCAACTACCAACATAAGTGTTATGAACAGTTGCTTCCCGTAAAGGCGATTGGTGTTTTTTACCCATAATTAATGGTAATAAATTATAACTGTCAACTGCAGAACCTTTGGGTATTTTAGTTTGGGTTATTGCAGCCACTGTAGCCATAATATCGATTTGCGAGATTACTTCATTAGATATTGAACCAGCCTTTACTATTCCTGGCCATTTTATAACAAAAGGAATATGATGACCACCTTCCCAAACATCTCGTTTTAAACCACGAAAATCTCCCATACTATAATGACCGTATTTTTCGGCTCTTTCAAAAGCATATTTTTCTGGACCATTATCAGAACTAAAAATAACAATCGTATTTTTTTCAAATCCATTATCTTTTAATGCTTTTAATACCGACCAGCAACCCAATCGGTTTGAAACATATAATCCCCATAACCACCCGCTTGGGATTTACCTACAAACTCATCGTGTGGTATTATTGGAGCATGTGGAGAAGGCAATGCCAAGTATAAGAAGAAGGGTGTTATTTTGCTTTGATTCCCAATCCATGTCACCGTTTTCTTTGTTAAGGCCGGTAAAACCTCATATGGATCCCAATCTTTCACTTTTGGACCAGGACAACTATCTCAATCAGCTTCTTTTACCTCCTTGGCAAACTGATCAAATTCAAAAAAAATCATTAGGTGCTTCAACAAACTTATCATTTTCAATCCAAGCATAAGGAGGAAAATTAATCGTTCCATCACCAAAATAATAATCAAATCCACGATCCAAAGGACCTCCAGAAACAGGCTTAGTCCAATTTAAATCTTCAAGTAGGTAAGCTATTTGCGTTTTATCCCAAAAAGTTCTTTCGCCTGTAGGTTCCATATTTATAGAATTCCAATTCCAACCCAAGTGCCACTTACCAATACAAGCTGCTGTGTAGCCTGTTGTTTTTAATAGTTGCGTAATGGTGACATCACTATCTATAAACATGGGCTCGCCAAATGACTCGACTATGTTATTGTCTCGTCTCCAATGATACTGTCTGTCAATATCACAAAACGACTTGGCGAACAAATTCCCGACGAGCTATGTGCATCTGTAAATCGCATTCCTTCAGATGCCAATTGATCTAAATTTGGGGTAGGAATTTTTGAATTCGGATTTTGACAATTCAAATCGCCGTATCCCATATCGTCTGCATAAATAATTACGATATTGGGCTTTTGTGTAGCTTGTGCATTTGTCTGCAATGCCCCTAGGAAAAGAAAAGCGGAAAATATCGAAGTGTAAATTATATTCAAAATATTCGTTTTTAATTTAACCCCCAAATAATTTATTTTGCAATTATAGTAACCCCAATTCGAACTTCTTTTTCCCATTTTTCAAGTTTTAAAAGCATTTCCTTTACATATTGTGTCTTAGTTGAATTCAAATCTTTTTTTTCACCAAGATCATTTTTTAAATTATATACTTCGTTTGTGATTTTCCCCTTTGATTTACTTGATATCAATTTCCAATCTCCGTTTCGAATTACACTTTTATCACCAAAACTCCAGAAAAGGTCACGGTTTGCTAATTTTTTCCCGTGCAAAAGTAGATTTTTAATACTGACTCCATCAATATTTTTCCCTGAGGGCTTTACACCTATAAAATCTAGGAATGTTGGCAAAAAGTCCATCGAAAGAACTGTTTCATTTGTTGTTGTACCTTCCTTTATTTTACCTGGAAAGCTAATTATAGCAGGAACACGGTGCCCGCCTTCGTATAACGATGCTTTAAAATCACGAAGTACCCCATTTGACCCATATTTTGTTCCACCATTATCCGAACAAAAAACAATTATTGTATTCTCACGAAGTCCTTCATCATCAATTGTTTGCATAACCTTTCCTATTCCTTCATCCATTATTTCAATCATCTCCTTGTAGATAAAAGGAATACTATCTTGATTCACTTTTCTGGTATAAGTCGAACTACCCTCTTTTCTAACAGCAGCATCTTTACGTCCTTGAAAAGGATAATGAGGCGCTTCGTGGGGTAAGTACAAAAAGAACGGTTTCCCTGTATTTTTTGGATTCGAATTCTTGATAAATTCAACTCCATATTTTGTAATAAGGTCAGTAGAATAGCCCTCTTGATCACTAATAGATACGTTATTCCACCAATCGAGGTACCCTTCTTGATCTACATGAGATTGGTAATCTATATTGCCTCCCACATATCCCCAAAACGAATCAAAACCCTGTTTGAAAGGACTGTAATTTTCGGCATATCCCAAGTGCCATTTACCGAATATCCCAGTGCTATACCCTTGCTTTTTCAGTTCTTCTGCCAAAGTAATTTCACTAAGACTTAAACCAACTTCTCGATGACTTGCTGCCGTTATAACGCCTTCAACTCCAGTGCGCTGTTGGTACTTCCCTGTCATCAAAGCTGCCCTTGTTGGACTGCATACTGTCCCATTTGAGTGAAAATCAAGGAACTTAACTCCCTGCAACGCCAAACGATCAATATTTGGCGTATTTATTTTGGTGCTTCCATAACATGATATATCACCATAACCTAGGTCATCGGCCATTATTAAAACGATGTTTGGTTTACTATATTTTTTAGCCATACAAGGTATTGATGTCAATAAAAATATACTACTAATTGTAAGTGTTGCTAATGTCTTCATATTTCTTTAATTATTAATAATCGTTCCCTTTATTACTATTCTCAACAGATTTTTTCCAAGCCAACAATTCCGTTTTCATTTGTTCCACTAGGTCTGTTTTCGTTTTACTGATGTCTTACTTTTCACTTTTATCCGCTAATCAAGAATAATTATCATTTTGCCTTAAAATGAGTTTTAAACTCGTTTTGGTTTTACTTTTCTAAAAGCATTTTACAAACTTCCACCTTTTTTGGTCGAAGTCGAACATTTTTACCTTAGTTAAATCATAGCAATCCCTATTTTTAATCAAATTGAATCATAGCTTTGTCTTAACTTTTATAGCTTTGTCCCAACAAAATCATATATTTATGGTTAATAATCATCTTGCAGTGCAGTCAAACAATAAAAAACACATCTTTCAAATTCTATTTTTCTTTTTGCCGTTACTACTCATTATAGTTACGCAAGATGTTAGTGGTATGAAAGTTAATTTAGCTAACAAAACTCCATTAGAATCTATTAGTACAGATACTATTGTTGACCGTTTATCGAAATCATTATCCCTTTTTAAATCCAAAAAAAACACTCCAAAAATAATCGATACCCATCAACGTTTAGTACAATATTATTTAGACAATGGCTCTTACAATAATGCATTTGATGAAATTTGGAAACTATTGCCATTGGTAGCCTCTCCCGAATATGCCGAGCAACGATTTGAGATAACCAACAAATTAATTGGACTGTATTTATTGTATGGACAAAATGACAAAGCCATTGCGAGTTACAAACAACTCCCCGATTTGGTTCGAAAACAGATTACGAATCCCGAAAAAAAGATTCGTTTTTGGGGACGAATTTATAGTCTAGGTGCATGGATTGAATTAAAAACTACCAAAAATTATTCAAAAGCGGCACAGCTAAGTTTAAAAAGCAATGCGCTAAATAGCCAGCTAAAGGACGGTCTTTCCTCCTATCACCATACACAAATTCAACTTGCTCATATTTATATTTTGATGGGGAATTTGCAGAAAGCAGCACCTATTTTACAAAATATTCAAGATTGCTATCCGCTCCCGTTACAGTCCATTCATGCTTTGCTATATTTTCGATTAGGCCAGTTTTACGAAAAGGGCAATAAAACCGATTTGGCTATTGCTAGTTACAAAACGAGTTTAACTGCCATAGGTGCTTTTCGTACTTTACAAGATAAAAAACCAGAAGCAATACTGCGACTATCAGAATTATATGCTCAAAAAGGTGATTTTCAACTTGCTTTCAAATACCAAAAGGAAGCGTCGTTATTGAATGACCAATTATTTAGTGCCACCAAATCGCAAAACAACCAATTATTCGAAATAAAAAATAAATACCAAGAACAGCTTAAGGAAGACCAAGCCACTTTGCAGCAGCACCAAATGGTATTGTTGGCTAAAGAAAATCAATTGCTAATACTCAAAACAGTTTTTCTAATTTTAATGTTTATCGTTGCTGCTTTATTCATCATTCGATACTTTAAACAAAAAGCAAAAAAAGAACTTTTATCGCAGTCCCAAATCAACCACCAACAAAGGTTGGAATTAAAGCAACAACACGAAATTCTTGAATTAAAAAATAAGGAACTACTATCAACCGCGTTGCAGTTATTGGAACGAGATAATTGGCAGGCAGATGTAAAAAAAGAACTCGGCAAACTAACAGTTGATGGTGCCAATGCCGATATTGTCAAAAAAGTAAAAAGCTCACTGCAAATTGACACCAAACAAAAGTGGAATGAATTTGAATCCCGCTTTGCCACTATCAATGATGCATATATTGAAAAATTAAAAAGCAGCTATCCTTTACTTACTCCAACCGATTTAAAAATGTGTTCTTTTATAAAATTAGGTTTTTCGACCAAAGATATGTCACAAATCATGGGTATATCTGCCGAAGGTATCAATACTAGCCGAAGCCGATTGCGAAAAAAAATGGACTTGGACCGAAATATTAATCTGATTGATTTTCTACAATCGATTAATGGCTAAAGAATTAGCTGCAACATCTCCTACAAAGCATCTTTGAATTTATTTTATCGGAATCTGAACATTAAATGATTGCAAAACGCCTTTATCGTCAACGATATCAGCTGCACATAACAAGGCGACTGGTTTTCCTTTTTCGATATACAATTGTGGTCTTTCTAGGTGCTCTAATTTTTGAACTGTGCCGTTTTCCCATTTAATTTCTAGCGTAGAAACCAAAGCGTTTTTAGATAATTTCCAATCAAAACCATCATTCGATTCGAATAAAACCAATCCTCTACCCGCTGTAGTAAAAGCGCCGTGCATGTCTTTGAGAATGGCTCTGTATTTTCCGTTTTGGTACCAGATAAAAGGGTCTTCGGCAGGAAAATCATATCCTTCAGCAACAAAAACTGGTTTGTCATATTTTAGAAAAGGACCTGTTGGCGTTTTGGATGTAGCTATGCAATGCACTACGGGACCACCCATAATTCCGGGTTTCTTTTTCCCAACTGCTTTGTACACCATCAAATAGATTCCGTCGGGTCTTTGCGTAATAGACGGATTACTAACCATCAAGGCATCAAGAGCTTCAGTATTTGAACTGACATCGATAATAGGTTTGTCAAAGCGTTTCCATGGCCCGTTGGGATTATCGGCTACAGCCACACCAATGCGTTGGTTATTCCGGTGTGTCGGATTTAATTTATTGCCCATTGCAACACCGTTGCCCGTGTTACCCATATAATACAAATAATACTTGCCATTGTACTCGTGTACGGTTGGATTGTGCGTGCATAAACCATCCCAATATTGAGCTCCGCGAATAGGCAGTGCCACATCTTTAGGCTCGAATGGCCCAAATGGACTTTTGGAAACCGCATGCGCAATCTCGGAATGCGTGACCCAAGCCCAACCCAAGTTTTTATCCCAACGAGAATAATACATATGGTACAAACCATCTTTGCCTTTTACAATTGAAGCACCCCAAATACTCTTGGTTTCGCTTTCAAACTTTGCGGTAAGCGGAACGGGTTTGAAATTTAATTTAAAATCGGTATCTTGTTTTTGGGATTTACAAGAAAGTAATGTTCCAATAACCATTAGGAGTATCAAATGCTTTTTCATATAATCTAGGGCTGTAATTTTTAAAATACTACACGTTTATTTTTTCATAGGATGAAAATGAAACCAGTCCACTTCACAAGAAGAATTTGTAATTTGGTCTTCTCGAATAGCTGTTTTCCCATAAGTAAAAAACAAAGTTCCTAAATACCAATACAGTGGTTTAACAGCGTATTTTGGAACAGTGCGTAATGTTGGTGGAGTATCATCAGTTGTAAACGTCACTTTATTTCCGATTTTAACCCATTGATTTCCGTCTAGTATCCACATTTGCATATAGTCTGGATGGTATTCCATTCCCAACGTTTGCCATTGATCAAACCCTTTTGTTCCAATTACTTCTCCTTTATAACTATCTTTATGACCATCAATCATTATCGCTTTTTTCCAACCAAAATCTCTTCCGATAGGATCATTTACTTTTATTCTCTTTTTTAGAGAGTCGTTCCAAATATAGCATGGTGCGTCAGTACTCCAATCGGTAGCTTCTTCGCCGCC encodes the following:
- a CDS encoding VPS10 domain-containing protein, with protein sequence MKKIVCFIFLIPFLSMAQIDKKYFEKLKEEKVISDPSVEWKNFGPGMSGYNEEFWCHPTDKNVMFMGPDMHVTYGSWDNGKSWQTIKDSDGTGDDLERVHDIAFSTKNPDFGLALERRGKLFETKDRGRTWKLIYTIPDAEKSSYNAHTKIAIHPTNDAIWFIGAGDFWNIKDNHRSLKDLHGKYQARAKYGYVLRTKNGGKSWDKIANNINEKLDVARIIINPSRADEMVIATNFGIYTSNNGGDLWQAGSKGLPNNLPRDLTSYYNPKTKEFILYLVEQTVYEPNGKSISTKGGVYKSKDSGKSWENITGNLGVNFNKITYGAHLNNYFKNIGFFLGVNAKNVYPELPENTYSAFNRIVVNPINKDEIYLVENQRHDKTFGPGDAWKTVDGGKTWVICARAGQYWLTNKDKKYWEDKGNPTGANVAFSHVARSYEEQSETAFGNRLLAINSVGDVFIGIGQQTQRSTDHGKSWQQIDDYETKPGSNAWVGRGDSDLPGRFMLLETGKKDRYLLCSGEHGLWETADLGDYPDKDAVAVRQIEGQVHDHSGNDGAHSISTVAVHPNNPDIIYILSWRQEHRGKLRRTMNGGKTWENISTIFEGKNNSYEGLAMTYSLTIDPKDPNNMYFCSIRRTISEVGSSVNEKVLTKGGFGVYKSTDAGYTWELHNNGLPEKGSVRRIIMDPKNSNVLYACLNKFSGNEPDGLYISTDKADSWKKMNIPSEIQGVNNLFIDRKANDMFLSAGYRNGDAETGGVWKSTDNGKKWTKFFIAPYVWQTEVSPANSNIILVTVPAQVGNRESQFRNPGIYLTKDAGKSWSKINKGIGQPDKMVDVKPDPTNENIIWSAAWGSGWFKAMLKK
- a CDS encoding sulfatase-like hydrolase/transferase yields the protein MGCWSVLKALKDNGFEKNTIVIFSSDNGPEKYAFERAEKYGHYSMGDFRGLKRDVWEGGHHIPFVIKWPGIVKAGSISNEVISQIDIMATVAAITQTKIPKGSAVDSYNLLPLIMGKKHQSPLREATVHNTYVGSWGLRQGKWLYINKPTGEVTKMPESFKKLKGYTDFKTKGLLFDMDKDPEQRVNLYEQFPEKIKEMDALIQKYRDQGYSVIK
- a CDS encoding sulfatase-like hydrolase/transferase — encoded protein: MFIDSDVTITQLLKTTGYTAACIGKWHLGWNWNSINMEPTGERTFWDKTQIAYLLEDLNWTKPVSGGPLDRGFDYYFGDGTINFPPYAWIENDKFVEAPNDFF
- a CDS encoding sulfatase-like hydrolase/transferase; protein product: MNIIYTSIFSAFLFLGALQTNAQATQKPNIVIIYADDMGYGDLNCQNPNSKIPTPNLDQLASEGMRFTDAHSSSGICSPSRFVILTDSIIGDETIT
- a CDS encoding sulfatase, encoding MKTLATLTISSIFLLTSIPCMAKKYSKPNIVLIMADDLGYGDISCYGSTKINTPNIDRLALQGVKFLDFHSNGTVCSPTRAALMTGKYQQRTGVEGVITAASHREVGLSLSEITLAEELKKQGYSTGIFGKWHLGYAENYSPFKQGFDSFWGYVGGNIDYQSHVDQEGYLDWWNNVSISDQEGYSTDLITKYGVEFIKNSNPKNTGKPFFLYLPHEAPHYPFQGRKDAAVRKEGSSTYTRKVNQDSIPFIYKEMIEIMDEGIGKVMQTIDDEGLRENTIIVFCSDNGGTKYGSNGVLRDFKASLYEGGHRVPAIISFPGKIKEGTTTNETVLSMDFLPTFLDFIGVKPSGKNIDGVSIKNLLLHGKKLANRDLFWSFGDKSVIRNGDWKLISSKSKGKITNEVYNLKNDLGEKKDLNSTKTQYVKEMLLKLEKWEKEVRIGVTIIAK
- a CDS encoding tetratricopeptide repeat protein encodes the protein MVNNHLAVQSNNKKHIFQILFFFLPLLLIIVTQDVSGMKVNLANKTPLESISTDTIVDRLSKSLSLFKSKKNTPKIIDTHQRLVQYYLDNGSYNNAFDEIWKLLPLVASPEYAEQRFEITNKLIGLYLLYGQNDKAIASYKQLPDLVRKQITNPEKKIRFWGRIYSLGAWIELKTTKNYSKAAQLSLKSNALNSQLKDGLSSYHHTQIQLAHIYILMGNLQKAAPILQNIQDCYPLPLQSIHALLYFRLGQFYEKGNKTDLAIASYKTSLTAIGAFRTLQDKKPEAILRLSELYAQKGDFQLAFKYQKEASLLNDQLFSATKSQNNQLFEIKNKYQEQLKEDQATLQQHQMVLLAKENQLLILKTVFLILMFIVAALFIIRYFKQKAKKELLSQSQINHQQRLELKQQHEILELKNKELLSTALQLLERDNWQADVKKELGKLTVDGANADIVKKVKSSLQIDTKQKWNEFESRFATINDAYIEKLKSSYPLLTPTDLKMCSFIKLGFSTKDMSQIMGISAEGINTSRSRLRKKMDLDRNINLIDFLQSING
- a CDS encoding glycoside hydrolase family protein, producing MKKHLILLMVIGTLLSCKSQKQDTDFKLNFKPVPLTAKFESETKSIWGASIVKGKDGLYHMYYSRWDKNLGWAWVTHSEIAHAVSKSPFGPFEPKDVALPIRGAQYWDGLCTHNPTVHEYNGKYYLYYMGNTGNGVAMGNKLNPTHRNNQRIGVAVADNPNGPWKRFDKPIIDVSSNTEALDALMVSNPSITQRPDGIYLMVYKAVGKKKPGIMGGPVVHCIATSKTPTGPFLKYDKPVFVAEGYDFPAEDPFIWYQNGKYRAILKDMHGAFTTAGRGLVLFESNDGFDWKLSKNALVSTLEIKWENGTVQKLEHLERPQLYIEKGKPVALLCAADIVDDKGVLQSFNVQIPIK